The following is a genomic window from Solanum stenotomum isolate F172 chromosome 4, ASM1918654v1, whole genome shotgun sequence.
CTCGAAAAATCAGTAGGACCACATGACCCTTGCCCATTTGTACAACAAAATTCATTCGTCTTGAAAACTGTGCACGGGTTGTTACACCCGCCGGGTGCCCGTAATTCGTTTGGACATTGATCATTAATAGGTGCGTTGCATAAGAGATTACGGCACCCACCATTGATTGGGCTGAATTCCATAGGAATGTTGAATCCATCGACTAGAGAAATATCGACAAAATCCAAGTTATTGGGCTGATTTAGAGCAAATTCGGCTAAAGTGTTGGGTGGACTACCATAACCTTGACATTCCAACATCCCATTACAATCTCCCGTCTCGCATTTGCCTTGGCCACTACCATCAAAGTTACAATTGGTTCGTCCCCAAATGCGAGCCTGGATTGTTCCTGGGTTCACATTAAGGTTCCAAGTTTGGCCCGAGTCGAGTCGTCTGCCTCCCCCAGGAGATGCAGCGGCCCAGACCGGGTAGGTGCACCGATTGGTAATGTCAAAAGTGGCAGCATGAGTGACATACAAATAGTATTGACCAAAATAAAGGAAgacaaaaagggggaaaaactTGAGGAAATgcattttttgtgtgtgttaaaCTTGAGAATGTGTTTATTTTGAGACACAATCTACGGGTTTAAATAGCTAATTTAATGGCCTAGTATGATGAACTTTCATAGATTCTAACTTCTAAGAAACTTTGAAATTTCAAACAACACAATTTTCTTGTGGAAATTTGTGTAATAGTCcttgatttattaaaattttaatgttggTCCTTGTGTTATCTAGATAGGCCTGGATAGAAATTTCTTTTAGGTGGAAAATAGAATTTATCATGAAGACATAGACTCACTATGTGAAAGAGGTAAGAGAGTGTCATCTGCAATTGTAGACACGTTTCTTCACCTGATATAAGACAGTCGAAGTATCCGATATTCTGCAGATCTCAATACTTGAATGACTTGACTAGCTTCAATCGAATTTTCAGAAGTTAATTAAAATGTGTAATGTCGTACCATGTGCTAGTGAATCTTCataattttgacaaattattgattattaaacATGTATTATGCTAACTTTGTATTGTTGCTCCGATCCGCAATTAAAGATACTACAggtctaataataataatctaaataTAACATACTTTCTACGTAATGGTCTGAAAAtacaatttctaattaattcaaaattaaatataataaggatCAGAACTAGAATTTACCAATAACTGAGGTATAAAATTCTGATTATCCCTATTTTTGTCCTTGTTATTGTGATTGCAAAGTACATCTCTTGTTTATTTCGGATCATACACGGTTTGCGTGAATAACTTTTATTTGTACTTCTTTTGAAACATCTGTTTGTTTGCATGACTAACTTTTATTGTGCTTCTATTGAATCATCTTGCTTCTTGACGTGTTTAATTagttatgtattatattaaatttgtattgtTACTTTGTAATCTGAAGTAATATAAGTCTAGTGTTAATATaaaccttatatatatatatatatatataaatatatataaaagcaaaaatacaatttttattgtGATTGCAAAGTCCATCTCTATCGTGCATTTCGTGCCAAATAGGCAATTGTTTTGCGTTgctaatttttatttggcctCCTAATTTCATTGACTTGGAAATTCTTCACTAAgcaaagaataagaaatttgAGTACTAAAATGTAAGAATTAGGGGAAAAATAGGAACATCTTCATATTTTTAGGGCCCATTTAGTCAGGTGAAATGAAATCATATAAGATAAAGTTGATGTTTTGTTTGGACATACAATATAGATTTttaagttatattattttttgtttgcttATAAACGTAAAAATCTCATAAATTGTGAAAACTATTAATATTATCCAAATTAtttatacaatcttaccaaataagcaaaacttcattaaaaaaatatatgatacaCTATCACATAgctactttttaaaaaatacaacatttatTGATGGAACTTTAGTCCAATAAAAAGATTGAATCGAACATGATTTGTATTGTACTATTCTTTACATTGAGCCGTTTGTTAATCAATATGATTAGTAAATATATCATTATGTTCATATTCCGTAAATATTTTGTCATGCATTTGCTATTCtcgcaaaaaaaaaattacatagatATAAAATGGtgagtatttttttataaaaacataaaCTTGTGGGcaatttctatatttaaatagcGATAATGATGTAAACCATACTTGCATAGAAATTTCAAACGTATTAAAAGAAGCaacaattaaagaaaaaaatatgtcataGAAATTTCAAACGTCTTAAAGAAGCAacaattaaagaagaaaatatgttTCAACCATTtaatttaggcataatacataaatatgttcttaacttgacctcattttatatttacactcttcaattttgggtgtgcacaatcaaacactttaacttgtataaagttgaacaattaGACACATGAGTCttatgtgacataatacacataacACACCACGTAGGATCGATGAAAATTGCCTTAGTTTGTAGGATGCCACATAGGACGTGTGTGCACTTAAAGTGTCTATCGTCTGCacacacccaaagttgaaggacataaatATGAGTTGAAGTTGAGTTAAagaacatatttatgtattatgcgtTACGGACAAAAGACAACTCTATAGGTAGTTCCACTAGGACAAGTAAAGAGACTGCTTAAATCATCTGTAGGATAACTAAAAGAAGTTGAACATCTATCCTTAAAGAACCTCGAATAGTTGGTCGGACCACAATTTCCAGACGTGAAACAATATTCGTCCGTCTTGAAAACCGTACAAGGATTGTTGCATCCTCCAGGAGTCCTTAATTCATTTGGACATTGTCCTATGATGTCCGCGGTGCATCTGATCCTAGTAGAGCACTCATCCGTGTACACATGACTAAATTCCATTGGGACGTTGAAACCCTCAACAAGAGATATGTCGAAGAAATCATTATTGTTGTATTGGTTTAAAGCGTATTCAGCCAAAGTGTTTGGGGGTGTACTACTAAAAGTTTGACATTCGAGTAGTCCATTGCAATCCCCCGTTTGACATTGATTGTGCCCTAATGAGTCAAAATTACAATTGGTTCGACCCCAAATACGACCCTTTTTAGTTGAGCTCGTGGTCATGCCTGGCTCGATTTTCCATGTATCACCATACTCGAGTCATCGTCCCCCACCGGGGACGGCTGCTGCCCATACCGTGAAGGGACAATTATTTTGTATGTCGATTATTACATTTGCTTGTATTGAGATATGATCACAAGTTATAATATAGAGGGATATGAAGAGGGATTTGATGAAGCTCATAGTTGCTTTAAGAATAAATGTGATAATAATAACAATGAATTTGTAATTAAGGCTAGCTAAGGACAATTAGTCAATAGATCAGTTAAATTATTGGTGACACAAGAAAGAGAGGGGAGACtttaattttgactttattACAATGAAATTATAAATATCTAATGATGCgtaatatatagaaaatattctATATGTTCACTTTACttgtttattatttgaaatatggATTTTCTCGGTTAACATATCAAGAATACTCTCATTATATTGGTCACCGGATATTACTTCGTAGGACATTCGCTAGAAAAAAATACTAGTCACCGAATTGTTTGTCCGAAAAATTGTAAGTGTGTTGTTGCTCCCCAATATACACACAAGTGTACGtagtcgcgcaagtaatatagattcttaaagaaacgagttatcgttcccaagggacttatgatcaacttatattcaCTTAATTTTACAACTAAAATTAGAAAGTAACCttttcaagagttgatgatttattgtttatctACTAATAATTATGCACTAATTAAACGTAACTAATTGTGAACAACTTTGATataatgtttcaagcaagttaaaAGCAATTCCAGGGCTGCAGCATATACTAAAATATCATGTATCCCATTATTGgcttaaaattaatttcagttgtcaagttactagATTATAGGGTTGATAGTATGATCCGGGTTATACACCTCTCGTCGCCTACcccagttagctatctaactacatcgttgagcggggatagataGACTAATTGGCGAGCATTAAGatttcatcctatttcataaccaagcaaggtgttcgtctgggcatcactcctgaacactaatcacctcaatctaatgggtggaccgagctctctatattctctggtctatctaatctctcctctctcgattttaagattagacactaaatttatcttatggtgcgcaagcataaagtactaaaacaagaatatagaagtaacttgtAATGACAATCgaaaaattaattcaacaacCTTAAATAGTCAACAATCAATTCGTAGCTACTGCCCAGAACTagggcgtttagccactcatgctattagaaaacaagaaattacAATAGTTCATGCAAATTTCgtaaaatagaagagttaaaggattaaaacctattacaaacttGAATTCTTGCTCTTGCACACTAAATCAAAAGTTGAACACGATTATGGAGCCCTAAGgatctatttataatagtagaAAAAGTTGGGAACAAATACTAGTCAAATTAGGAATCCTACTTAATGTTTAAAACTTGGAAAAGTCGGCAAAAGATGGGCGTGTCGCGCCTCTCACTTGACTCTGACGTCCCCTCCTTGGCACATCGCGCCTCTCAGCGCGCCTGAGGAGGGTCTTTGAAGTACCACCAGTGGCGCGCCGCGCCAACCAGTGCGCCAACCACTGGTGGTTTTTGCCTTGGCCATTTTCTTGCACatcttttctccttctttcttcaCTCCAACTCCAATTCCTTCAAGTGCtcctgaaacaactaatcatgtgtGTTAGTGCACAATTATCATAAGTTATACCAAAAATCAAGTTAACAACTAAAGATCATTCCTCAATCTAATCAATTTATGGGTCAATATAgacaacttaggcatataaatatgcctaagatcaccaccccacacttagacttttgtttgtcctcaaacaaTCTCTAGACTATCAACTCTTTTACACAACCCTTGGACTTACCACCTTAAACTCAACCAAACATTTTTAATCATGATTTTGTAGTTCACAATGGAACATTTATACCAAGTTACAACACATGCTCAAAGAATGaccctttttattatttttccgaGCTAACGCAAGCCCATATAAACTCATTAATTAGATAATCTTACACATGCAATGAACGCCCTCACTTGTTCTTGTTTAGTAAAGCCTTTCACTCAAACCACTTGCAATATCAACAAGGCCTATTTTTCAAACATCAACTCTCCCTCACAAAAGAAATTCCTACTTTTCTCAACACACCATAAGCTTGCCAATACTGTATTATTACTTTCGCACATATTTCTTAAGGAATCAAGAGGACTTTCATTAGGTTGTAATGTCAGCTTAAGGTAAGGGAGGGAATATTTAGGAATCATCTTAGTGGCTACGCCTCCCTAATGCACATATCATTATTTTGCTGACAATTTTCTTTATAGCTCTTCTTTCCTCCTAGTGCACACTTCATGACTATTTACCCTTTTTGTTGCTCCATCTTTgccctttatttctttttgaccatgtttattttttaaaattttttttcttcatgccTTTGCACTAGCCACCCAAACTCTAGATTTTTAACATCTAAGTAAGGTACACATTATCCTTGATAGGATCAGGGCCAATGTTTCGAGCATAATTCTAAATCAGCCACCCTCAAttttagttgaggtgcacattgTCGCtaaggaccagggccaaaaTAGAATTTCCTTTTTCACACAATGTAGCAATTCACCCTTTAGCTATATCAACCAACATTTTCCAACCCTTTTTCTCAACATAGTGCATTAAGGATTTTTCATAGGATCGAAAGACTTAGTATCAAACAACGGGTTTCGGCTTATCATGTGGtttatcaataaacaaggcTAAGGCTTCACTAGGGATGATTTCAATGGTAGGCATACAAGTAGAGTTAAGAATTGGCAATTTCAAAGAAGCGCCTCAATCACATTCCTTAAGTCATATACGCTACTAATTAATTCAACACACACAAGGGAAGTTCTAGATATCAAGTTAAGCAAAAACAAATCaattctcaccacacatgaCATTATGACACACATAAGGATATATCAACCAACATGCTTCTAGAACTTGTATTACGGTATCattacacaattaagctcatTTATTTCTACTTTGAGTCAAAACTAAGAACTATGCTTGTTACAAGTTTAACACTCTATTTCACTTTTCCACTTGTGACTACCCATGACGTTTGGCTGATTTTTTCGGACATAGTTTCCAAAGGCCAAGGTTGGTTTCTCAATCCTACTCTTCTATGTGACTAATTGTCAACTTAGaattattaagttgttttaATTACTTCTTATTTTTTAGATTTCGGATCCTACTAAAGTGAGCTTACCTAAATTCCACTTTTAAGGTTTATTTGGCTAAAAAGGAAGTGTTAAAAGTAGATAACTAATTTAACCCAAAAGGAATCATTGATTTGCTTATATCAACTTACAAAAAGTTGGATATATCTCATTAAAATGATGATTTTGGTGCAAgaaattatcattttaccctaTAATGTTCAAAAACTCAAGACAGGGCAAacttagaattttttaaaaaagtaaacctaattctttttttttttacgtacGAGAAGTGATAAGTTATAAgaaatataatatatgaattaatGAATCATTTAAACTTCgatcgaattatacaaatcttaGTCTCGTGATGAATGGAGCTTGATTAAGCTatgggaaaaaaattgaaatcatttAATATATATGGAACTTAAATGTCAAATAAATCATGAATGAAGTTTGAAATTACATAAGGAACAcgcaaaattaaatttatgattaGTCAATAATCAACTCAAGCTTAAACGGGTTGAACATGTCATGCTATCATAGACTGATTTTATCACCTCTAATCACATGAATCTAAGGTTTGAGCCGTGTGTCTTTGGACCTGAACCCTTTGCTCGGAGTAGTGAAAAGTTTACAAATTACACATGTCGTCCTTCTCTCACAATTCacaatatttattgaaa
Proteins encoded in this region:
- the LOC125861800 gene encoding pathogenesis-related protein R major form-like; its protein translation is MHFLKFFPLFVFLYFGQYYLYVTHAATFDITNRCTYPVWAAASPGGGRRLDSGQTWNLNVNPGTIQARIWGRTNCNFDGSGQGKCETGDCNGMLECQGYGSPPNTLAEFALNQPNNLDFVDISLVDGFNIPMEFSPINGGCRNLLCNAPINDQCPNELRAPGGCNNPCTVFKTNEFCCTNGQGSCGPTDFSRFFKQRCPDAYSYPQDDPTSLFTCPAGTNYKVVFCP